A part of Olleya sp. Bg11-27 genomic DNA contains:
- a CDS encoding GNAT family N-acetyltransferase, translating to MTAPTLENHRVKLIPLDLSNYKHLTEIAAEHHLIYYSPNDISTPDKLKSYVQTAIDGFYHNTTLPFIIFDKEKQAYAGSTRFGLIHNKNKVLHIGWTWIGHDFQGTGLNSHVKFLMLSYAFETLKFEKVEFRVDERNVKSKKAVEKLGATLEGVLRQNTVMNDGFRRNTCCYGILKSEWTVIKTTIFGAF from the coding sequence ATGACAGCTCCTACACTTGAAAACCATCGGGTAAAATTAATCCCTTTAGACTTAAGTAATTATAAACACTTAACTGAAATTGCTGCGGAACATCATTTAATTTACTATTCTCCAAACGATATCTCTACCCCTGACAAACTTAAATCTTATGTGCAAACCGCTATAGACGGTTTTTACCATAATACCACCTTACCTTTTATTATTTTTGATAAGGAGAAACAAGCCTATGCTGGAAGTACCCGTTTTGGTTTAATACACAACAAAAACAAAGTCTTACATATTGGTTGGACCTGGATAGGGCATGATTTTCAAGGCACAGGCTTGAATAGTCATGTAAAATTTTTAATGCTGAGTTATGCTTTTGAAACCTTAAAGTTTGAAAAAGTAGAATTTAGAGTTGACGAACGTAATGTTAAATCAAAAAAGGCTGTTGAAAAGCTAGGTGCTACTTTAGAAGGTGTTTTACGTCAAAACACGGTTATGAATGATGGTTTTAGACGTAATACGTGTTGTTATGGGATTTTAAAAAGCGAATGGACTGTTATAAAAACTACTATTTTTGGAGCATTTTAA
- the porQ gene encoding type IX secretion system protein PorQ, giving the protein MFKNKIVPLLVLLSCTYSYAQLGGQSTYQFLNLVSSPRQAALGGKVLTNIDYDVTQGLYNPSAINPEMDNQLALNFSNYLGGITYGTAAYAYTWDRHTQTLHAGMTYINYGDFDGYDENGVSTGTFTGKEAALSLGYALQIGYSDFYFGSNIKFITSTLEQYSSIGIATDLGLMYVDDDLEFQAALVVRNLGTQITTYAGQRESLPLDITLGLSQTLEHVPIRWHLTFENLQQWPIAVSNPARATTDLEGNQTEEKIGFLNNVMRHTILGAELFPDKGFNIRLGYNFRRAEELRIVDQRNFSGLSVGFGIKINKLRFSYTHAKYTAASNASFFGLHIDLQ; this is encoded by the coding sequence ATGTTTAAAAACAAAATTGTCCCACTTTTAGTATTACTTTCTTGCACGTATAGCTACGCGCAATTGGGAGGGCAATCGACATATCAATTTTTAAATTTAGTATCATCACCGCGTCAAGCAGCATTAGGAGGTAAGGTTTTAACTAATATAGACTACGATGTCACACAGGGTTTATATAATCCATCTGCTATTAATCCAGAAATGGATAATCAATTGGCCTTAAATTTTAGTAATTATTTAGGAGGTATTACATATGGGACAGCAGCCTATGCTTATACATGGGACAGGCATACACAAACCTTACATGCAGGAATGACCTATATTAATTATGGTGATTTTGATGGTTATGATGAAAACGGAGTGTCCACAGGTACATTTACAGGAAAAGAAGCTGCATTGTCCTTAGGGTATGCATTACAGATTGGTTATTCTGACTTTTACTTTGGTAGTAATATTAAGTTTATTACTTCTACTTTAGAGCAGTATAGTTCTATTGGTATTGCGACAGATTTAGGGTTAATGTATGTTGATGACGATTTAGAGTTTCAAGCAGCATTAGTGGTCAGAAATCTAGGAACACAAATAACAACTTACGCTGGACAACGCGAAAGCTTACCCTTAGATATTACTTTAGGATTATCTCAAACATTAGAACATGTTCCAATACGTTGGCACCTAACATTTGAAAATTTACAACAATGGCCAATTGCAGTGTCCAATCCTGCTAGAGCAACTACAGATCTTGAAGGCAACCAAACAGAAGAAAAAATAGGTTTTTTAAATAATGTTATGCGACATACAATTCTTGGTGCAGAGCTATTTCCTGATAAAGGTTTTAATATAAGGTTAGGATATAACTTTAGACGTGCTGAAGAGTTACGTATTGTTGATCAACGTAATTTTTCTGGTTTATCAGTAGGATTTGGAATCAAAATAAATAAGTTGCGTTTTAGTTATACTCATGCTAAATATACAGCAGCAAGTAATGCTAGCTTCTTTGGGTTACATATTGATTTACAGTAA
- the lon gene encoding endopeptidase La, giving the protein MKKSNFISLDSLSLQDFDENSELIPLMTPEDEEKIAKEELPESLPILSLRNTVLFPGVVIPITAGRDKSIKLINDANKGEKVIGVVSQIDEDVEDPKANELHQVGTVARILKVLKMPDGNTTVIIQGKKRFEIDTVITEEPYIKATVKEVPQATPAKKNKEFAAIIDSIKELAVQIIKDSPNIPTEATFAIKNIKSDAFLINFVSSNMNLSVDEKQALLEINDLKERALETLRFMNVEFQKLELKNDIQSKVQSDLNQQQREYFLNQQLKTIQEELGGGNAEEIEAMKKRAKTKKWDKKVKEHFEKELAKIQRMNPQVAEYSIQRNYLDLFLDLPWGKFSKDKFDLKRAEKILDRDHYGLDDVKKRIIEHLAVLKLRNDMKSPILCLYGPPGVGKTSLGKSVAEALGREYVRMSLGGLRDEAEIRGHRKTYIGAMPGRILQSLKKAGTSNPVFVLDEIDKLSNSNQGDPSSALLEVLDPEQNSEFHDNFLEMGYDLSKVMFIATTNSLNTIQPALRDRMEIINVTGYTIEEKVEIAKRHLLPKQLKEHGLTDKHLKIAKPQLEKIVEGYTRESGVRGLEKQIAKMVRYAAKNIAMEQDYNIKISNEDIIEILGGPKLERDKYENNNVAGVVTGLAWTRVGGDILFIESILSKGKGSLNITGNLGKVMKESSTIAMEYIKAHAEELGIDPDVFEKYNVHIHVPEGATPKDGPSAGVTMLTSLVSLFTQRKVKKSLAMTGEITLRGKVLPVGGIKEKILAAKRARIKDILLCEDNRRDIEDIKPEYLTGLTFHYVSDMLEVIDIAITDQKVKNAKKL; this is encoded by the coding sequence ATGAAAAAATCTAACTTTATATCGCTTGACAGTTTGTCATTACAAGATTTTGATGAAAATTCAGAGTTAATACCTTTAATGACGCCTGAAGATGAAGAAAAAATAGCAAAGGAAGAATTACCAGAATCGTTACCAATTCTATCATTGCGTAATACGGTATTGTTTCCTGGTGTTGTAATACCTATTACAGCAGGACGTGATAAGTCTATCAAATTAATTAATGACGCTAATAAAGGGGAAAAAGTTATTGGAGTAGTCTCTCAAATAGATGAGGATGTTGAAGACCCAAAAGCTAATGAGCTACACCAAGTAGGTACCGTTGCTAGAATTTTGAAAGTTTTAAAAATGCCTGATGGTAACACAACCGTTATCATACAAGGTAAAAAACGTTTTGAAATTGATACGGTAATTACAGAAGAACCTTATATTAAAGCTACAGTTAAGGAGGTGCCTCAAGCTACTCCCGCTAAGAAAAATAAAGAGTTTGCAGCAATAATAGATTCTATTAAAGAATTGGCTGTACAAATTATTAAGGACAGTCCAAATATTCCTACAGAAGCTACTTTTGCTATTAAAAACATTAAAAGTGATGCATTTCTAATTAATTTCGTGTCGTCAAACATGAATTTGTCTGTAGACGAAAAACAAGCACTTTTAGAAATTAACGATTTAAAAGAAAGAGCTTTAGAAACGTTGCGTTTTATGAATGTCGAATTCCAGAAATTGGAACTTAAAAACGATATTCAATCTAAAGTACAGAGTGATTTAAATCAACAACAACGCGAATATTTTTTAAATCAGCAATTAAAAACCATCCAAGAAGAATTAGGTGGTGGTAATGCTGAAGAAATCGAAGCGATGAAAAAACGTGCTAAGACTAAAAAATGGGACAAAAAAGTAAAAGAACATTTTGAAAAAGAATTAGCAAAAATACAACGTATGAATCCTCAGGTTGCCGAGTATTCTATACAACGTAATTACTTAGACTTGTTTCTAGATTTACCTTGGGGTAAGTTTAGTAAAGATAAATTTGATTTAAAACGTGCCGAAAAAATATTAGATCGTGACCATTATGGTTTAGATGATGTTAAAAAAAGAATCATAGAGCATTTAGCGGTTTTAAAACTGCGTAATGATATGAAGTCTCCAATCTTATGTTTATACGGACCTCCAGGAGTTGGTAAAACCTCTTTAGGGAAGTCTGTAGCAGAGGCTTTAGGACGTGAGTATGTGCGTATGAGTTTAGGTGGGTTGCGTGACGAAGCAGAAATACGTGGACACCGTAAAACTTATATAGGAGCAATGCCAGGACGTATATTGCAAAGTCTTAAAAAAGCAGGAACGTCTAATCCTGTGTTTGTTTTAGATGAGATTGATAAGTTATCTAACTCTAATCAAGGGGATCCTTCTTCTGCGTTATTAGAAGTCTTAGATCCAGAACAGAATTCAGAGTTTCATGATAACTTCCTAGAAATGGGGTATGATTTATCTAAGGTTATGTTTATTGCAACTACTAATAGTTTAAATACAATTCAGCCGGCATTAAGAGATCGTATGGAGATTATTAATGTTACAGGATATACTATTGAAGAAAAAGTAGAAATTGCAAAGCGTCACTTGTTACCTAAGCAATTAAAAGAGCATGGTTTAACGGACAAGCATTTAAAAATAGCAAAACCACAATTAGAGAAAATTGTAGAAGGGTATACGCGTGAGTCTGGTGTACGTGGTTTAGAAAAGCAAATTGCTAAAATGGTGCGTTACGCAGCAAAAAACATAGCAATGGAACAAGACTATAATATTAAAATATCTAACGAGGATATTATTGAAATTTTAGGAGGCCCAAAACTAGAACGTGACAAATACGAAAACAATAATGTCGCGGGAGTAGTTACTGGATTAGCTTGGACTAGAGTAGGAGGTGATATATTATTTATCGAATCTATTTTATCTAAAGGAAAAGGATCGCTTAATATAACCGGAAACCTAGGTAAGGTGATGAAGGAGTCGTCTACTATAGCTATGGAGTATATTAAAGCACATGCTGAAGAATTAGGTATAGATCCAGATGTTTTCGAAAAATATAATGTACACATTCACGTGCCAGAAGGTGCGACTCCAAAAGATGGACCAAGTGCAGGTGTGACGATGTTAACATCTTTAGTGTCATTATTTACACAGCGAAAAGTCAAAAAGAGTTTAGCAATGACCGGAGAAATTACGCTTCGTGGAAAAGTTTTACCTGTCGGTGGAATAAAAGAAAAAATACTAGCTGCAAAACGTGCAAGAATAAAAGACATATTACTTTGTGAAGACAACAGAAGAGATATTGAAGACATTAAGCCAGAATATTTAACCGGACTTACATTTCATTATGTTTCAGACATGTTGGAGGTTATTGATATTGCTATTACTGATCAAAAAGTTAAAAACGCAAAAAAATTATAA
- a CDS encoding RNA polymerase sigma factor: protein MTLTKHNIEQLITLCLSGNQLAQLEIYNRYYKAMYNTSFRIVNNSFEAEDIMQESFLTAFTKLNKLKEISTFSAWLKRIVVNNSIHAFNKNKKNEDVALDDVLYKIEDQQGVDTTTELPSVKVKQILDTLHTLKSNYRIALTLNLIEGYDYEEISQIMDISYANCRTTVSRAKDSLRKKLEQLN from the coding sequence TTGACACTAACCAAACACAATATTGAGCAGCTTATAACACTTTGCTTATCTGGTAACCAATTAGCACAATTGGAGATTTACAACAGATATTACAAAGCGATGTACAATACCTCATTTAGAATTGTGAACAATAGTTTTGAAGCCGAAGATATTATGCAAGAGTCCTTTTTGACTGCATTTACAAAGCTAAATAAACTAAAAGAAATAAGCACATTTAGTGCTTGGCTTAAACGTATTGTTGTTAATAATAGCATCCATGCGTTTAATAAGAATAAAAAAAACGAGGATGTTGCATTGGATGATGTATTATATAAAATTGAAGACCAACAAGGTGTAGATACAACAACTGAATTGCCATCCGTTAAAGTAAAACAAATTTTAGATACGTTACATACGCTTAAATCTAATTACAGAATTGCCTTAACCTTAAATTTAATTGAAGGTTATGATTATGAAGAAATTAGTCAAATTATGGACATCAGTTATGCTAATTGCAGAACAACAGTCTCTAGAGCTAAAGACAGTCTAAGAAAAAAATTAGAACAATTAAACTAA